The proteins below are encoded in one region of Pseudomonadota bacterium:
- the recN gene encoding DNA repair protein RecN yields the protein MLRSLSIRNLVLIDSLDLEFGPGLCVLTGETGAGKSILLDALGLALGARSDAQLVRHGAESASVSASFELAAGHPAWAMLKAQGFEPTDELILRRVLGVDGRSRAFANGQPASAAWLRKLGSSLVEIEGQSASGGLLDPRNHRALLDSFAANDKERTLTAATCATWRESVAALEKAEAELAEARRDEEYLRHVSAELEALAPQAGEEEKLATERRRLMNGQKLSKAMADARELIAGEHPAAASLRSATRTLEHVQEEAGGHMDAAIAALGQAAIEAAEAEAALAEAERGLDLDPRRLDAAEERLFALRAAARKHHTEAELLTPLLADFRRRLGQLDQGGTAHAQLSQASADARVEFLQAAQRLSTTRARAAKALDKALKGELAPLKLGGATFRTSIDKLEESQAGAAGLERVHFEITTNPGSPPGPLEKIASGGERARLLLALKVCLTRSKGVPSLVFDEVDEGVGGAVADAVGERLARLAQDVQVLVVTHSPQVAARGERHIRVLKESAKNSARAKVEILDGAARREEIARMLSGAQVTDEARAAAQSLIAGDPT from the coding sequence ATGCTTCGCAGTCTATCGATCCGCAACCTGGTTCTTATCGATAGCTTGGACCTGGAGTTTGGCCCCGGCCTATGTGTCCTGACCGGTGAAACCGGCGCCGGCAAGTCGATCCTGCTCGATGCTTTGGGATTGGCGCTGGGCGCCCGCAGTGACGCCCAATTGGTGCGTCATGGCGCCGAATCGGCCAGCGTCAGTGCCAGCTTCGAGTTGGCCGCCGGTCATCCAGCCTGGGCCATGCTCAAAGCGCAGGGCTTTGAACCCACCGATGAGTTAATTTTGCGCCGCGTTCTTGGCGTCGATGGACGCAGTCGCGCCTTCGCCAACGGCCAACCAGCAAGTGCTGCCTGGTTGCGCAAACTCGGCAGTTCCCTGGTGGAAATCGAAGGCCAATCTGCTTCGGGCGGCCTGCTCGACCCAAGAAATCATCGCGCCCTGCTCGATTCTTTTGCCGCCAACGACAAGGAGCGCACCCTCACAGCGGCTACTTGCGCCACCTGGCGCGAATCGGTGGCGGCTTTAGAGAAGGCCGAGGCGGAACTTGCCGAGGCGCGCCGTGACGAAGAATATTTACGCCATGTCAGCGCTGAGTTGGAGGCGCTTGCCCCCCAGGCAGGCGAGGAAGAGAAGCTTGCGACCGAGCGGCGGCGCTTGATGAACGGACAAAAGCTGTCAAAGGCAATGGCCGATGCCCGCGAGCTGATCGCCGGCGAACATCCGGCAGCGGCGAGCCTGCGCTCGGCCACCCGGACGCTCGAACATGTGCAAGAAGAGGCCGGCGGCCACATGGATGCAGCGATCGCAGCGCTCGGGCAGGCTGCGATCGAAGCGGCGGAAGCAGAAGCGGCGTTGGCCGAAGCGGAACGCGGACTCGATCTCGACCCGCGCCGCCTAGACGCAGCCGAAGAGCGACTGTTCGCGCTCCGCGCCGCCGCGCGCAAACATCACACGGAAGCAGAATTGCTGACGCCCTTGCTGGCTGATTTTCGCCGCCGCCTTGGGCAGCTCGATCAAGGCGGCACGGCGCATGCGCAGCTCAGCCAAGCGAGCGCTGATGCCCGCGTCGAATTCCTGCAGGCAGCCCAGCGCCTGAGCACCACACGCGCCCGCGCCGCGAAGGCGCTCGACAAAGCCTTGAAGGGTGAATTGGCACCGCTGAAGCTCGGCGGCGCCACATTCCGCACGTCCATCGACAAATTAGAAGAAAGCCAAGCCGGCGCCGCAGGCCTGGAGCGTGTGCATTTCGAAATCACCACCAACCCGGGATCGCCCCCTGGACCGCTGGAAAAAATCGCTTCAGGCGGTGAACGCGCCCGCCTACTGCTCGCGCTTAAGGTCTGCCTGACACGGTCCAAAGGCGTGCCCAGCCTGGTTTTCGATGAAGTAGATGAAGGGGTCGGCGGCGCGGTCGCTGACGCGGTAGGCGAGCGGCTAGCCCGTTTAGCACAGGATGTTCAGGTGCTCGTCGTCACGCACTCGCCGCAGGTGGCGGCGCGCGGTGAACGCCACATCCGCGTGCTCAAGGAAAGCGCCAAAAATAGCGCCCGCGCCAAGGTCGAAATCCTCGATGGCGCGGCGCGGCGCGAGGAAATCGCGCGCATGCTTTCAGGCGCACAGGTCACCGACGAAGCGCGTGCGGCAGCGCAAAGCCTAATCGCTGGCGACCCGACATGA
- the ftsZ gene encoding cell division protein FtsZ, with product MSIDFAPQQWEETKPRITVIGVGGAGGNAVNNMINGGLEGVEFVVANTDAQSLQQSLAEQRIQLGVTVTHGLGAGARPDIGRVAAEEALDDILQYLEANNMVFIAAGMGGGTGTGAAPVIARAARERGILTVGVVTKPFQFEGIQRMRLAEAGLQELQQYVDTLIVIPNQNLFRVANEQTTFAAAFNLADEVLHAGVRGVTDLMVSPGLINLDFADIRTVMGEMGKAMMGTGEAEGDNRAIEAAEAAINNPLLDNASIQGARGVLINITGGSDVTLMEVDEAASRICQEVDDDANIIFGTSLSNELEGHMRVAVIATGIEADLARQPVPEPSDKVHVLGFSQRKGGDRPSAGAVGTADYGAPTATVEETEASEQDALAAIAGDAITSETDVTGEGLSIALNSVEQSFENTETEVEPDAPVEVSEPVVVENSPPQRKMVIASSAGGIRAGVVMRKNQPDVVAPDLDESDPTSQPEIVETATTTPSAPMAKPDTGRFGFIPRPAVTPGDTASAGLKKAADPFAVSDVENAGGSGKKRGPSLFERMTGSGKARREMPEANLANVEAEPQRPARPGAEKPAGESRGKEPTFETAPLSVQPVVEIQSIEEDPLEIPAFLRRQAN from the coding sequence ATGAGCATCGATTTTGCACCGCAGCAATGGGAAGAGACCAAACCCCGCATTACCGTAATCGGCGTCGGCGGCGCTGGCGGTAACGCGGTTAACAATATGATCAACGGCGGATTGGAAGGCGTGGAATTCGTTGTCGCGAATACCGATGCGCAATCGCTTCAGCAATCTCTTGCAGAGCAACGCATTCAGCTTGGCGTCACGGTCACACATGGCCTGGGCGCCGGCGCACGGCCCGATATTGGACGTGTCGCCGCTGAAGAGGCGCTCGACGATATTCTGCAATATCTCGAAGCCAACAATATGGTGTTCATCGCCGCCGGCATGGGCGGCGGCACCGGTACGGGTGCCGCACCGGTCATCGCCCGCGCCGCGCGCGAGCGCGGCATCCTGACCGTTGGTGTAGTTACCAAACCGTTCCAGTTCGAAGGCATTCAGCGCATGCGCCTGGCGGAAGCGGGGCTGCAGGAATTGCAGCAATATGTCGATACGCTGATCGTCATTCCCAATCAAAACCTGTTCCGGGTGGCCAACGAGCAGACCACGTTCGCGGCAGCTTTCAACTTGGCCGATGAAGTGCTCCATGCCGGCGTGCGTGGCGTCACCGATCTGATGGTAAGCCCCGGACTGATCAATCTCGATTTTGCCGATATTCGCACCGTGATGGGCGAAATGGGCAAAGCGATGATGGGCACTGGCGAAGCCGAAGGCGATAACCGGGCGATCGAGGCGGCAGAGGCGGCGATCAACAATCCGCTCCTGGACAATGCCTCCATCCAGGGCGCACGCGGCGTCCTCATCAACATTACTGGCGGGTCCGACGTCACCTTGATGGAAGTCGACGAAGCTGCCTCACGCATCTGCCAGGAAGTGGACGACGATGCCAACATCATCTTCGGCACGTCCCTGTCGAACGAACTGGAAGGGCATATGCGGGTTGCCGTCATCGCCACCGGGATCGAAGCGGATTTGGCGCGCCAACCGGTGCCAGAGCCCTCAGACAAGGTGCATGTCCTCGGATTTAGTCAACGCAAGGGCGGCGACCGTCCTTCTGCGGGTGCCGTCGGTACCGCCGACTATGGTGCGCCGACGGCCACGGTCGAAGAGACCGAAGCGTCTGAACAAGACGCTCTAGCCGCAATCGCCGGTGATGCAATCACCAGCGAAACCGATGTCACGGGTGAGGGTCTCAGCATTGCGCTCAACAGCGTCGAGCAGAGCTTCGAAAATACCGAGACGGAAGTAGAGCCGGACGCACCGGTAGAAGTCTCTGAGCCGGTGGTGGTCGAAAACTCACCGCCACAGCGCAAGATGGTGATAGCCTCTTCGGCTGGCGGCATACGGGCCGGTGTTGTCATGCGGAAAAATCAGCCAGACGTGGTTGCGCCCGACTTGGACGAATCCGACCCCACCTCTCAGCCGGAGATCGTGGAGACGGCGACGACGACCCCATCCGCGCCGATGGCGAAGCCGGATACCGGTCGTTTCGGGTTCATCCCACGGCCAGCCGTAACGCCGGGCGATACAGCCTCAGCCGGGCTTAAAAAGGCGGCGGATCCTTTCGCTGTGTCCGACGTGGAAAACGCCGGAGGTAGCGGCAAGAAACGCGGGCCTTCACTGTTCGAGCGGATGACCGGAAGCGGCAAAGCGCGGCGGGAAATGCCGGAAGCAAATCTGGCGAATGTCGAGGCGGAGCCACAGCGGCCCGCCAGGCCGGGTGCCGAAAAGCCCGCTGGAGAATCCAGAGGCAAAGAGCCAACGTTCGAAACCGCCCCACTATCCGTGCAACCGGTTGTAGAAATACAATCAATAGAAGAAGATCCGTTGGAAATACCGGCATTTCTCCGGCGCCAGGCGAACTAG
- a CDS encoding outer membrane protein assembly factor BamD — translation MTFDIIQRSSSILRGFASVLAALLILAACAEDDVAYQERPVEELYNEAMDNLLDGSYVDAAKAFDEVERQHPYSVWATRAQIMASYAYYRNNDYDESIISAGRFIQLHPGHRDVAYAYYLNAVSYYEQISDVGRDQELTERALASLEELVRRFPDTSYARDASLKIDLTRDHLAGKEMDIGRYYLTRANYIAAINRFRRVIERFQTTSHVAEALHRLTESYLALGVSQEAQTSAAVLGHNFPGSEWYLDSYALLEGVDLRPEADEESWISRAFNSIF, via the coding sequence ATGACCTTCGACATTATCCAGCGCTCTTCTTCCATCCTACGTGGATTCGCCAGCGTCCTCGCCGCGCTGCTGATTCTTGCCGCCTGCGCAGAAGACGACGTGGCGTACCAAGAGCGGCCCGTGGAAGAACTCTACAACGAAGCGATGGACAATCTGCTGGACGGATCCTATGTCGATGCCGCCAAGGCGTTTGACGAAGTGGAACGTCAACATCCTTATTCCGTATGGGCGACCCGGGCGCAGATCATGGCGTCCTACGCCTATTACAGGAACAATGACTATGACGAATCGATCATCTCCGCCGGCCGGTTTATCCAGCTACATCCCGGTCACCGCGACGTCGCCTATGCTTATTACCTGAACGCCGTATCTTATTATGAACAGATTTCGGATGTGGGACGGGATCAGGAATTGACTGAGCGGGCGCTGGCGTCACTCGAGGAGTTGGTGCGCCGTTTTCCGGACACCTCCTATGCGCGCGACGCGAGCCTCAAGATCGACCTCACCCGCGATCATCTGGCAGGCAAAGAAATGGATATCGGGCGCTATTATTTGACTCGTGCCAACTACATTGCCGCAATCAATCGCTTTCGCCGAGTCATCGAGCGCTTTCAAACTACCAGCCACGTGGCGGAAGCACTGCACAGATTGACGGAATCCTATCTCGCGCTGGGCGTGTCGCAAGAAGCCCAGACGTCAGCGGCGGTGCTGGGTCACAATTTTCCGGGCAGTGAGTGGTATCTCGACAGCTATGCTCTCTTGGAAGGGGTCGATCTGCGCCCTGAAGCCGACGAAGAATCCTGGATCAGCCGGGCCTTCAATTCGATTTTCTGA
- the lpxC gene encoding UDP-3-O-acyl-N-acetylglucosamine deacetylase, translating into MTKQLQRTLKAPIHCTGAGLHSNVKVSMALLPAAPDTGVLFRRTDMGANAEIRAHRDNVVDSQLCTTIGNGNGLSIGTIEHLMAAFAGCGVENVIVELNGAEVPIMDGSSRSFVFLIECAGIVEQNVPRRAIQVLRKIAVGNESRWASIAPSDHFSLHCEIAFDHDAIGEQYFDYDSLQTSFEEDLSSARTFCLASDVEKMRAAGLALGGSLDNAVVIGEHGLLNEEGLRYDTEFARHKALDCIGDLSLAGATLLAHVENYCAGHAMNHELLNALLDDETAWCWTDMDARCIDRIDAAPQVRHAAAAASA; encoded by the coding sequence TTGACCAAACAATTGCAACGCACCCTGAAAGCGCCGATTCACTGCACCGGCGCCGGCCTTCATAGCAATGTCAAGGTATCCATGGCGCTCCTCCCGGCGGCGCCGGACACGGGCGTGTTGTTCCGTCGCACAGATATGGGGGCGAACGCTGAAATCAGGGCGCATCGCGACAATGTTGTCGATTCTCAGCTGTGCACGACAATCGGCAACGGCAACGGATTGTCCATCGGCACGATCGAACATTTGATGGCGGCGTTCGCCGGCTGCGGTGTGGAGAATGTCATCGTCGAACTGAACGGCGCCGAAGTTCCGATCATGGATGGCAGTTCACGTTCTTTCGTATTTTTGATCGAATGCGCCGGCATCGTCGAACAAAATGTACCTCGCCGCGCCATTCAGGTACTCAGGAAGATTGCCGTCGGCAATGAAAGCCGCTGGGCTTCGATTGCTCCATCGGACCATTTCTCGTTGCATTGCGAAATTGCCTTCGATCATGACGCCATCGGCGAGCAGTATTTCGATTATGATTCGCTGCAAACCTCGTTCGAGGAAGACCTGAGCAGTGCGCGCACCTTTTGCCTAGCTTCTGATGTCGAAAAAATGCGCGCCGCCGGGTTGGCGTTGGGCGGCTCGCTGGACAACGCTGTCGTGATCGGTGAGCACGGCCTACTGAATGAGGAAGGCCTGCGCTACGACACCGAATTTGCCCGCCACAAGGCGCTTGATTGCATCGGCGACCTGAGTTTGGCGGGCGCGACGCTGTTGGCCCATGTTGAAAACTATTGTGCCGGGCACGCGATGAACCACGAATTGCTCAACGCACTGCTCGACGATGAAACGGCTTGGTGCTGGACCGACATGGACGCACGATGCATCGACCGGATAGATGCGGCGCCGCAAGTGCGTCACGCTGCGGCGGCTGCCAGCGCCTAA